The following coding sequences are from one Osmia bicornis bicornis chromosome 2, iOsmBic2.1, whole genome shotgun sequence window:
- the LOC114872028 gene encoding uncharacterized protein LOC114872028 isoform X2, with protein MSNSLDSFLTRIGDVTIERVTPRSGSKPNETMMSNETSTNTNMNNVEPQTGNDESSEESSGETSDGEHEKKNDALQSEEIEEIRSEGSGDDMDLDETIDSQIGVRVEAEHQHHSQPEEDDDEPVNILDTLPLEGAPIEGQEVSEADLLGKPISKDTDDEGSIGHENDKHEGHSMEEENVESNKRHADSEHSDSAKKKQKKDDGNDGSASECETKAEKKLANMRRNIREVMDETQLDEATLSAQRQEMERLRRVQEQQRIIREVQRQIAINRQNNKTQTRVISLLQGKQNQAGTIISQSSSSSSPSAPVRLPNTVLLKVNSGSGTVSQTTSNMQASQIQRSVERSRWQKGRGAYQGAQTSISRVPSRPIGPNMLQQRIRMMTPSVSISPVVPKKEPMDRSEYYSDSEISDIEAEEALREKQMHTAKKMSAGPKSQKSAKGKDVVTISSSSESSDDDCIVLSDPSGEEETDNEDDPSNSGMHTNDRYNIPDEHGRVLINVGHPETEPDVYLAPQVARIIKPHQIGGIRFLFDNIVESIERYKTSSGFGCILAHSMGLGKTLQVASFCDIFFRCTTAKTVLCIMPINTLQNWLAEFNMWLPYEDPNAPEKLNKGSSVKSETGVELKQEIKDEYMNQSDVSNMSNMSNISRPISTESAHRFGQESTSQSMNIMPENPYAHQGYETHNVMPGYVQDNMLNKNMPDSQVHMNENYQNDLAQNTIYNTNPNSITNFDSMKSEVNCHGMHQRSNLPETKFGVENQNSGNMYPGLENRPQAPVYPGMESRNTNTMYHGAENHHESVYQNYDNSTNTFPNYANRPMQETDFESKKECFKNTATPLNPSEINVKKEPEETIKKEEGTCTTKEEVVNEEKKEIEKVKTPYSVDAPIGMEVRPRHFRLHILNDSHKTMTARARVIQDWQVGGGVLLIGYELYRQLSLKKPHKAKRKRGQPFKDTVDVEEEDKNKGLLDEMHSALVNPGPDLVICDEGHRIKNSHASISLALKQMRTKRRIVLTGYPLQNNLLEYWCMVDFVRPNYLGTKNEFCNMFERPIQNGQCIDSTPQDIRLMRYRAHVLHALLEGFVQRRSHSVLQVSLPRKEEYILLVRMTPHQRKLYDTFMNQVVKTRAVPNPLKAFAVCCKIWNHPDILYHFLRKRQANEEDDLDLEETIGEKSTPGGKRSKARQTKGESKKGKKTNTTIKNKPAASVQPNASSSSNADNAESDNSHATSKQNNYSNYPMSMNNSGYSNSVPQNSYSHGYQNYRSNDQTTYYRNDSNQGEYNEFYNNQGSQRYGNQSFQTYAQTPGYSTSQNYPNQSQNYMPNNEQSTNNHPQRYTATPANSDFRPDQSQGNNYEVPGMFSRQSYTYQDHGRNYAPNMNQGSNNYPQVQNQSSFQSQLPNQSPNMPLSDYSSYTPNQTQNYNSATGQTNPMYSRNETQPLQNSTLGYGASQQNQNSTSQTPTTGYLSNQPGQNTTSGQNRGFESNQQNQNITIQNSSHTYTGSQSQNMPLPNQSHNYPPQVNSNPSSQTSLAFNQQSSNSIPQNQSHSYMTNPTNQASIPQNQMRGYSTPAQNQMNIPQNSSSYPPSQSASNAPTQTHGYSQDQQGPVSNAQNTIHGYSHLVSPSAPQNQSSYPPTVQNQTGAPSGTNHTYSSNHQNSASMPQASAHRYGTSQQGQMPQSQNQPLSYSQNQQTSTSTLSQNDQLYPRADNQQQAQNYTPTANTSHEFSTDRQSGSSNTNSTNNYPVNQSQSQNTVLSSYPSDSTHQNQVGQMKGPEDAYWQRNYSQPFQTDQCNDPYYRDVNPNVNRYQNNYFPSQNYQNQSYDYSNNHNSDVNTRSDDTKPPQSTVHIQNSGQPEKNSKEMTTSVGVQSQPIHQSNLSTSSGYSSESNCQTPGSRSVQNISTIHSPRLNQNDLIKEEEKDKDDLLDKDKEEKSDDEILTKDEEKDCKSSPGVKEDPGIPYDWATELMKGYVPGLIDASAKMTIFFCILEEAIKLGDRVLAFSQSLFTLNLIEDFLARNSLKHPDGQTDAWIKNVNYYRLDGSTSALEREKLINEFNNNPKIHLFLVSTRAGSLGINLVGANRAIVFDASWNPCHDTQAVCRVYRYGQQKPCFVYRLVTDNCLERKIYDRQISKQGMADRVVDQCNPDAHLSLKEATTLSWDWEEDSQVQDFSQSKDSYTDEVMHRVLERHSSLLTKQPFHHESLLVDRKDKKLSQAEKRLARRGYELEKMAANCSRPSYNYVPGNTATRGGLQIRAIRGGDSSTTSKPVASVRPMQQRGAEGLGSRGVTGSRWIPAEVWQRQGMSAQEMTLPLDVVIPTNSPDKGSIVLKAGQRVMVLKSPKGIYMQLESGKIIAIRTALKLNQQKRDEEPKKGVSSMVQRNSKPEVGFPLRNNSAISIIPKSSSSNPTNARSVNKPGGGPNYRPFADKEASKRPKPVATATAKPYLSQVNLTNQVSLSRLPKVKQEPVDHSALGENSNSSDGQVRTEQRVEEVRLEDVVAEVSSNTDYSPSSHNRMTNSDTDSSLQKSSEENSQVYSSDSVTAQGVQTQHDQTETELTSKIDKQCSPSIEKEVTKTSDTLANYGHAFQTQQEKRDTPNDEIIIEDPPQVPPQMQSQLSSQLPSQVPSQIPSQIPPQVPPQVSPQIPSQVPSQVLPQAPSQLPSQISQQVPPQISSQVQPQIPSQMPPQLSSQGPPQIPSQVLTQSTPSTPLSSLLSQQPSPSSMQVPPTPTLRGTEVPKGITDSTIGSSAPSVCTGTNTITSPKTVEPSMRETSIQSEPPNMPQGYPYAQYPRYYDYSDPRSRSLSTPYGTYFPGVPPHSTNSRLPIDTAKPQPDLGKPIEERTMMNVPPAYSQVPNTTAKTLANTTETKSTETIATTTVASAPSREDTHIPTAFSHPTSSRYPGPYPPGPYDPYTQHYPPTPASSAAYPPGVCDTGAPGYPTYGGPSYNTDYARMYTAFHGPPPPTDPYIHRGYAPPSSHPPNYYPPFPHPPPPYPNYSFLSPYPNPNMPSEPQPPAQ; from the exons ATGTCAAATAGTTTGGACAGTTTTTTAACACGTATTGGGGATGTCACTATAGAACGTGTGACTCCTCGTTCAGGCTCTAAGCCTAATGAAACAATGATGTCTAATGAAACTTCAACAAATACAAATATGAACAATGTAGAACCTCAAACAGGAAATGATGAAAGTTCAGAGGAATCTAGTGGTGAAACATCTGATGGAGAgcatgaaaagaaaaatgatgcATTACAATCggaagaaatagaagaaatacgGTCTGAAGGTTCAGGGGACGATATGGATTTGGATGAAACAATTGATTCACAAATTGGAGTAAGAGTGGAAGCAGAACATCAGCATCATTCTCAACCTGAAGAGGATGACGATGAACCAGTTAACATTTTGGATACTTTGCCATTGGAAG GAGCTCCAATAGAGGGCCAGGAAGTGTCAGAAGCAGATTTACTTGGAAAACCAATTTCAAAGGACACAGATGACGAAGGGAGCATAGGACATGAAAATGACAAACACGAAGGTCATTCtatggaagaagaaaatgtgGAAAGTAACAAGAGGCATGCTGATTCAGAACATTCTGATTCAGCTAAAAAGAAGCAGAAAAAAGATGATGGAAATGATGGATCTGCTTCAGAATGTgaaacaaaggcagaaaagaAGTTAGCAAACATGAGAAGAAATATTAGAGAAGTTATGGATGAAACTCAGCTTGATGAAGCCACTCTGTCAGCTCAGAGGCAAGAAATGGAACGTCTTCGACGAGTACAGGAGCAGCAAAGAATTATTCGCGAAGTACAAAGACAGATTGCAATAAATagacaaaataataaaacgcAAACAAGGGTAATCAGTCTTTTACAAGGAAAACAAAATCAAGCAGGTACTATTATTTCACAATCATCTTCGTCGTCATCTCCATCTGCACCAGTTCGTTTACCAAATACAGTGCTTCTTAAAGTAAATTCTGGATCTGGGACTGTATCTCAAACCACTTCTAATATGCAAGCAAGTCAAATACAAAGATCGGTAGAACGATCTCGTTGGCAAAAAGGTAGAGGTGCTTACCAAGGGGCACAGACATCAATTTCTAGAGTTCCAAGCCGTCCTATTGGTCCTAATATGTTACAACAAAGAATCCGAATGATGACTCCTTCCGTGAGCATATCACCCGTGGTCCCTAAGAAGGAACCTATGGATAGATCTGAATATTACTCAGATTCCGAAATTTCTGACATAGAAGCTGAAGAAGCTTTGCGGGAGAAACAAATGCATACCGCTAAAAAAATGTCAGCTGGACCGAAGTCCCAGAAATCAGCTAAAGGCAAAGACGTGGTTACAATATCTAGCTCTAGCGAAAGTTCGGATGATGATTGCATAGTTTTAAGTGATCCAAgtggagaagaagaaacagacAACGAAGATGATCCATCCAACTCCGGCATGCATACGAATGATAGATATAACATTCCAGATGAACATGGTAGAGTGTTAATTAATGTGGGTCATCCTGAAACTGAACCTGATGTATATTTAGCTCCACAGGTAGCTCGTATTATTAAACCTCATCAAATTGGTGGTATTCGCTTTCTTTTTGACAATATTGTTGAAAGTATTGAAAGATACAAAACTAGTTCTGGATTTGGTTGTATTCTAGCTCATAGTATGGGCTTAGGAAAAACTTTACAAGTTGCTAGCTtttgtgatattttttttcGATGTACTACAGCTAAAACAGTTCTTTGTATTATGCCTATTAATACTTTACAAAATTGGTTAGCGGAATTTAATATGTGGTTACCATACGAGGATCCAAATGCCCCAGAAAAACTTAACAAGGGCTCAAGTGTTAAATCAGAAACTGGTGTAGAACTTAAACAAGAAATTAAAGATGAATATATGAATCAGAGTGATGTATCAAATATGTCGAATATGTCGAATATATCAAGGCCTATTAGTACGGAGTCAGCTCATCGTTTCGGGCAAGAAAGTACATCTCAATCTATGAACATCATGCCAGAAAATCCTTATGCCCATCAAGGATATGAAACTCACAATGTAATGCCTGGTTACGTGCAAGATAATatgttgaataaaaatatgcCAGATTCACAAGTACATATGAATGAAAACTATCAGAATGATCTTGCGcaaaatacaatatataatacaaatcCTAATTCAATTACCAATTTCGACTCGATGAAATCAGAAGTAAATTGTCATGGTATGCACCAGAGATCGAATTTACCGGAAACGAAGTTTGGAGTAGAAAATCAGAATTCTGGCAATATGTATCCTGGTTTGGAAAACAGGCCACAGGCTCCTGTGTACCCAGGTATGGAATCGCGAAATACCAATACTATGTATCATGGGGCAGAAAATCACCATGAATCAGTGTATCAAAATTATGATAATTCTACCAATACCTTCCCTAATTATGCAAATCGACCAATGCAAGAAACAGATTTCGAATCGAAAAAagaatgttttaaaaatactGCAACTCCTTTGAATCCATCggaaataaatgtaaaaaaagaaccagaagaaacgataaaaaaagaggaaggtaCTTGCACAACAAAGGAGGAGGTAGTaaatgaagagaaaaaagaaattgaaaaagttaAAACCCCATACAGTGTAGATGCTCCGATAGGTATGGAAGTAAGGCCACGACATTTTCgtttacatattttaaatgattctCATAAAACTATGACAGCAAGAGCCAGAGTAATCCAAGATTGGCAAGTAGGAGGCGGTGTTTTATTAATTGGATATGAATTGTATAGACAGTTATCTTTGAAAAAACCACACAAAGCAAAAAGAAAGCGCGGACAGCCTTTTAAGGACACCGTTGATGTCGAGGAAGAAGACAAAAATAAGGGACTATTAGATGAAATGCATTCAGCTCTGGTTAATCCAGGACCTGATTTAGTTATATGTGACGAAGGAcatagaataaaaaattctcaTGCTAGTATTAGTCTGGCCTTAAAACAAATGCGCACAAAACGCAGAATTGTGTTGACTGGTTATCCATTACAAAATAATCTCTTAGAATATTGGTGTATGGTTGATTTTGTGAGACCTAATTATCTAGGAACAAAAAATGAATTCTGTAACATGTTTGAAAGGCCAATTCAAAATGGGCAATGTATTGATTCAACACCACAAGATATAAGATTAATGAGATACCGTGCACATGTTTTGCATGCTTTGTTGGAGGGTTTTGTACAAAGAAGATCTCATTCTGTATTGCAGGTTTCTTTGCCGCGTAAGGAAGAATATATTCTTCTTGTTAGAATGACACCGCATCAACGCAAATTATATGATACATTTATGAATCAAGTAGTTAAAACACGTGCTGTACCTAATCCATTAAAAGCTTTTGCGGTATGTTGTAAAATCTGGAATCATCCtgatattttatatcattttctaCGGAAAAGGCAAGCTAATGAAGAGGATGATCTAGATCTAGAAGAAACAATCGGTGAAAAATCTACTCCCGGAGGTAAACGCTCGAAAGCTCGTCAGACGAAAGGAGAATctaagaaaggaaagaaaacgaatacaactataaaaaataaacCTGCTGCTAGCGTACAACCTAATGCCTCTTCGTCATCTAATGCTGACAATGCAGAGTCTGATAACTCGCATGCCACTTCAAAGCAGaacaattattctaattaCCCCATGTCGATGAATAATTCAGGATATTCGAATTCTGTACCGCAAAATTCATATTCTCATGGCTATCAAAATTATCGATCAAATGATCAAACCACCTATTACAGAAACGATAGTAATCAGGGAGAGTACAATGAATTTTACAATAATCAAGGTTCGCAGAGGTATGGAAATCAATCATTCCAAACGTATGCACAAACTCCTGGATACAGTACTTCACAAAACTATCCTAATCAATCACAAAATTACATGCCAAACAATGAGCAGTCTACCAATAATCATCCACAAAGGTACACAGCTACCCCTGCTAATTCAGACTTTCGGCCGGATCAGAGTCAAGGAAACAATTATGAAGTACCTGGAATGTTTTCACGTCAATCTTATACCTACCAAGATCATGGACGTAATTATGCACCAAATATGAATCAGGGTTCTAATAATTATCCTCAAGTTCAGAATCAATCTTCCTTTCAATCACAGTTGCCAAATCAATCTCCAAATATGCCATTATCGGATTATTCTTCGTATACACCAAATCAGACTCAAAATTACAATTCTGCAACAGGACAAACAAATCCAATGTATTCGCGAAATGAAACCCAGCCATTACAAAACTCTACCCTAGGATATGGTGCGAGTcaacaaaatcaaaattcaaCATCTCAAACTCCAACTACTGGGTACCTTTCGAATCAACCAGGACAGAATACAACATCTGGTCAAAATCGCGGTTTTGAGTCTAATCAGCAGAATCAAAATATTACCATACAAAATTCTTCTCATACTTACACTGGTTCACAGTCACAAAATATGCCATTGCCTAATCAGTCTCACAATTATCCACCACAAGTGAACTCTAATCCTTCGTCACAAACATCTCTTGCTTTTAATCAGCAATCTTCAAATTCGATACCACAAAATCAGTCTCATTCATATATGACTAATCCCACGAATCAAGCTTCGATTCCACAAAATCAAATGCGCGGATATTCTACACCAGCTCAGAATCAAATGAACATACCACAAAATTCATCTTCGTACCCTCCAAGTCAGTCAGCTTCAAATGCTCCTACTCAAACACATGGATATTCCCAAGACCAACAAGGGCCAGTTTCAAATGCACAGAATACTATTCATGGATACTCTCATCTTGTATCTCCATCAGCACCACAAAATCAATCTTCATACCCACCTACTGTACAGAACCAGACTGGAGCACCATCAGGTACAAACCATACATATAGCTCTAATCACCAAAATTCAGCATCAATGCCACAAGCTTCAGCGCATAGATATGGTACTTCTCAACAAGGACAGATGCCACAATCTCAAAATCAGCCACTTTCGTATTCTCAAAATCAACAAACATCAACCTCCACATTGAGTCAAAATGACCAACTGTATCCCAGGGCAGATAATCAACAACAAGCACAAAATTATACACCAACAGCAAATACTTCTCACGAATTTTCAACTGATCGTCAAAGTGGAAGTTCAAACACTAATTCGACAAATAATTATCCAGTAAATCAATCTCAATCACAGAACACTGTTTTATCAAGTTATCCATCAGACAGTACACATCAGAATCAAGTGGGTCAAATGAAAGGACCAGAAGATGCTTACTGGCAAAGAAACTATTCTCAGCCATTTCAAACTGATCAATGTAATGATCCATATTATCGAGATGTGAATCCAAATGTGAATCGTTATCAGAACAATTATTTTCCATCacaaaattatcaaaatcaaTCTTACGATTATAGTAACAATCATAATTCAGATGTTAATACACGTTCGGATGATACAAAACCTCCGCAATCTACCGTTCACATTCAAAACTCAGGACAACCTGAGAAAAATAGTAAAGAGATGACAACGAGCGTTGGTGTTCAAAGTCAACCAATACATCAAAGTAATCTGTCTACTAGTTCGGGTTATAGTTCTGAATCAAATTGTCAGACACCAGGATCTAGATCTGTGCAAAATATTAGCACAATACATAGTCCAAGATTGAATCAGAATGAtctaataaaagaagaagagaaagacaAAGACGATTTATTGGATaaagataaagaagaaaaatcggACGATGAAATTCTTACAAAGGATGAAGAAAAGGATTGTAAAAGTTCTCCAGGAGTGAAAGAAGATCCTGGAATTCCATATGATTGG gcAACAGAGCTAATGAAAGGCTATGTACCAGGATTAATTGATGCATCTGCAAAAATgacaattttcttttgtattttggAAGAAGCAATTAAGCTTGGCGATCGTGTTTTAGCATTTTCTCAATCATTGTTTACGTTGAATCTTATTGAAGATTTTTTAGCTAGAAATAGTTTGAAGCATCCAGATGGACAAACAGATGCGTGGAtcaaaaatgtaaattattatagaCTGGATGGAAGTACTAGCGCTCTAGAAAGAGAGAAGCTTATTAATGAATTTAACAATAATCCAAAGATTCATCTTTTTCTGGTTTCAACGCGTGCCGGTTCACTCGGCATTAATCTTGTTGGCGCGAATCGTGCTATTGTCTTTGATGCTTCCTGGAATCCTTGTCACGATACACAAGCTGTTTGTAGGGTGTATAGATATGGACAACAGAAACCTTGTTTTGTTTATCGTTTGGTTACCGATAATTGTTTAGAAAGGAAAATATATGATAGGCAAATTAGTAAACAAGGAATGGCTGATCGTGTTGTTGATCAGTGCAATCCAGATGCTCATCTCTCGTTGAAAGAAGCAACCACACTATCTTGGGATTGGGAAGAGGATAGTCAAGTACAAGATTTTTCTCAATCTAAGGATAGTTATACCGATGAAGTCATGCATCGTGTATTGGAACGACACTCTTCGTTACTTACCAAGCAGCCATTTCATCATGAAAGTCTTCTTGTTGATAGAAAAGATAAGAAGCTTAGTCAAGCTGAAAAACGTTTGGCTCGGCGTGGTTACGAGCTTGAAAAAATGGCTGCTAATTGTTCTAGGCCTAGTTATAACTATGTGCCCGGCAACACTGCAACTCGGG GTGGACTACAAATCAGAGCAATTAGAGGCGGCGATAGCAGTACCACTTCTAAACCAGTAGCTTCGGTTAGACCGATGCAACAACGCGGGGCTGAAGGTTTAGGTTCACGTGGCGTAACGGGTAGTAGATGGATACCAGCAGAAGTATGGCAGAGACAAGGAATGAGTGCACAAGAAATGACGTTACCTTTGGATGTTGTTATTCCTACTAATTCACCTGATAAAGGAAGTATCGTATTGAAAGCAGGTCAGCGGGTAATGGTACTGAAAAGTCCAAAGGGTATTTATATGCAATTAGAATCTGGTAAAATTATTGCTATTCGAACGGCTCTCAAATTAAATCAACAGAAACGGGACGAAGAGCCGAAAAAAG gtGTATCGTCAATGGTCCAGAGGAATTCTAAACCCGAAGTTGGGTTTCCACTAAGAAATAATTCAGCCATTTCTATAATACCGAAATCATCTTCGAGTAATCCAACGAATGCTCGTTCAGTCAATAAACCAGGAGGTGGTCCTAATTACAGACCATTTGCTGATAAAGAAGCTTCAAAAAGACCAAAACCAGTGGCTACCGCGACTGCCAAACCTTATTTGAGTCAAGTTAATTTAACCAACCAGGTCTCCTTGTCGAGGTTACCAAAAGTAAAACAGGAACCAGTAGATCATTCAGCACTTGGAGAAAATTCCAATTCTTCGGATGGTCAGGTTAGAACCGAACAAAGGGTAGAAGAAGTTAGATTAGAGGACGTGGTTGCGGAAGTGAGTTCCAACACAGACTATAGCCCTTCGAGTCATAACCGCATGACCAATTCAGATACTGACAGCTCTTTACAAAAGTCATCCGAGGAAAATAGCCAAGTGTACTCTTCGGATTCTGTAACTGCGCAAGGAGTTCAAACACAACACGATCAAACAGAAACGGAATTAACATCAAAGATTGATAAACAATGTTCTCCTTCTATTGAAAAGGAAGTCACGAAAACATCTGATACATTAGCAAATTATGGACATGCTTTTCAAACTCAGCAAGAGAAAAGAGATACGCCTAAcgatgaaattataattgaagATCCACCGCAAGTACCGCCTCAAATGCAGTCGCAACTATCATCACAGTTACCATCGCAAGTACCATCGCAAATACCATCGCAAATACCGCCACAGGTACCACCACAAGTATCACCGCAAATACCATCGCAGGTACCATCACAAGTACTACCGCAGGCACCATCGCAACTGCCATCGCAAATATCGCAGCAGGTACCTCCTCAGATATCATCGCAAGTACAACCACAAATACCATCACAGATGCCACCTCAGTTATCATCGCAAGGACCACCACAAATTCCATCACAAGTCTTAACGCAATCGACACCATCGACTCCATTATCATCGTTGTTATCACAGCAGCCTTCACCGTCAAGTATGCAAGTACCACCAACGCCTACGTTACGGGGCACGGAAGTTCCTAAAGGTATAACAGACTCAACTATTGGCTCTTCTGCTCCATCTGTCTGTACTGGAACTAATACTATCACATCTCCAAAAACAGTAGAACCAAGTATGCGCGAAACGTCTATACAAAGTGAACCTCCTAACATGCCGCAAGGTTACCCGTATGCCCAATATCCTCGGTATTACGATTATAGTGATCCTCGATCACGATCGTTGTCTACTCCTTATGGAACATATTTCCCCGGTGTTCCACCTCATTCAACAAACTCAAGATTACCAATTGACACAGCTAAACCACAACCAGATTTAGGAAAGCCTATAGAAGAGAGGACAATGATGAATGTGCCTCCTGCATATTCACAAGTACCTAATACTACTGCCAAAACATTAGCGAACACAACAGAAACGAAAAGTACAGAGACGATTGCAACTACAACAGTTGCAAGTGCTCCTAGTAGAGAAGATACGCATATACCTACGGCGTTTAGTCATCCCACGAGTAGTCGTTATCCTGGACCGTATCCTCCAGGACCGTATGATCCATACACACAGCATTATCCTCCAACGCCTGCTTCTTCAGCAGCTTATCCTCCAGGTG TTTGTGATACAGGTGCTCCTGGATATCCAACATACGGCGGGCCGAGTTACAATACAGATTACGCTCGCATGTATACGGCATTTCATGGTCCTCCTCCACCAACAGATCCTTATATCCATAGAGGTTATGCACCTCCATCTTCACACCCACCTAATTATTATCCTCCATTCCCACATCCACCACCGCCTTATCcgaattattcatttttatcaccATATCCAAATCCTAACATGCCTAGCGAGCCACAACCACCTGCTCAGTAG